The genomic region CTCTTTTACTATGGATTGGCGTTCGACAACTGCGCGATAATGTACACCAACCTGCTGTTTATACTGCTGAGTTTGCTGCCGCTGTGGGTAAATACTACGCCAAAGTTCCAAAAGGTGGTGTTTTGGAGTTATTTTATCCCCAATACGATTGCGTATGCTACGAACTTCATCGATGTGGCGTATTATCCGTTTAGCAAATCGCGACTCACTACGGGTTCGTTTGCAGTGATTGAGCACGAGCAGAACAAGATGACCCTCTTCTGGACTTTCTTAGGCGAATATTGGTATCTCTTTGTGGGCTTTGCAGGGCTTATTGCCTTGTGGGTGTGGCTGTATAAGAGAGTAGAGATAAGAGAGCAGAGAGCAGAGAACAGAGCACAAAGCTCAAAGCTGGCTTATTTTGGCTGGTCGGCAGTGTGGTTTGTAGGCTTTGGTGTGCTGATAATGATGGCGATACGCGGGGGTGGTTTTACTTCCGATACGCGCCCTATTAATATGCTTGATGCCAGTCGCCACGTAACGGTAACGCCTCAGGCGGATGCAATCCTCAATACGCCTTTCTGCTTGATTAGGAGTCTTGGGAAGAATAAAGGCTTTAAGGAATATCACTTTGTAGATGAGGCATATATACGCGAACATCTCAAGCCTATCAAACAGTATCATCGTCAGGTGAAAGAGAAGCCTAATGTGGTGATATTCATCTTGGAGAGCTTTGGCAGGGAGTATTGGGGCTGTATGAATAAAAACAGAAATATCCCTAACTTTAAGAGCTATACGCCTTTCTTGGACTCGCTTTCGCAGCATTCTTTTATGCTCGACAATGCGTATTGCACGGGGCGTCAGTCAATACACGGAATGTCGTCGATGTTGGCGGGGATACCTTCCTTTCAGGTGGCGTACACCTCATCGCCTTATGTGAAGCAGCCTACACAGTCAATCGTTTCTATTGCCAAGGAGATGGGCTACGACACTTCATTCTTTCACTCCGCACCTAATGGTTCGATGGGCTTCTTGGGCTTCTCGAATATCTTGGGTTTTGACCATTACTATGGCAAGACCGAGTATAACAACGATGCTGATGATGACGGTCGTTGGGGTATTTGGGATGAGCCTTTCTTTCAATATATGTGTAAGACACTCAGCGAGAAACAGCAGCCTTTCTTAGGTACTATCTTTACACTGTCATCACATCACCCTTTTCAAATACCTAAGAAATACGAGGGTAAGTTTGACAAGGGTACGCTACAAATACACCAATGTATTGGCTATACGGATTACTCTCTCAAGCGTTTTTTTGAGTGCGCCAAGCAACAGCCGTGGTTTAAGAATACCATCTTTGCTTTTGTGAACGATCACCCTAACCAGACGTATTACGACCTTTACAAACAGCCAATTACCAATAGGGCGGCAGCGATTATGTTCTACAGTGCCAACCCTGAGTTAGTGCCTACCAAGATGTATTCAGAGATTGCAGAGCAGATTGATATATATCCTTCTTTAGTTGATTTGATGGGCTATAACAAGCCTTTCCGTTCGTGGGGGCGCAGTGTGTTTGCTGATTTGCCTGATGAGAAGCCCAAGGCATACGTAAATGATGCGTTGCTCTATCAGCTCAAACAAGGGAATTACATCTACCAGATGGACGACAAAGGGGTGCTTATAGGCTTATTTGACAAAGATGATGAGGCTCTGAGAAACAACCTTCTCGGCAAGGTGAAGAACGCTGAGGTAACTGAGGCTACCAAAGAGTTGCAAGCCTTTATGCAGGACTATATGGATAGGATACTCAACCATAAGTTAAGTATCAAAAGTCAGTAGTTAGAAATTCAGAGGCGGTAATAATAGCAAAGCCCGAAGGTTAGATTTAGTACCTTCGGGCTTTGCTATTGTTGTAATTCCTGATCTACTCTAAGGTAAGTAAGTATTTTTCAGCGTCTAAGGCAGCCATACATCCTGAACCTGCGGCTGTGATCGCTTGTCGGTAACGCGTATCAGCAGCATCACCCGCTACAAATACGCCCGCTACATTCGTAAGTGAGGTGCCTGCCACATTCTTAATATAACCGACCTCATCCAAAGTGATATACTCCTTAAAGACATCCGTATTAGGCTTATGCCCGATGGCTACGAAGAAGCCTGTAACAGGGATTTCCTTTACCTCATTCGTTTGATTATTGCGCACCTTGATAGCGGTAACTACTTGTCCATCACCTAATATTTCTTCGGTTTCGGTATTGAATAATACTTCTATTTTATCATTTTTAAGCACGCGCTCTTTCATAATCTGCGATGCACGGAACTCATCGCGGCGTATGAGCATTGTTACCTTTGCACATATATTTGCCAAGTAGAGTGCCTCTTCACAAGCCGAGTCGCCCGCCCCTACGATGGCTACCTGCTGATTGCGGTAGAAAAAGCCATCGCAAACGGCACACGCCGATACACCACCACCTGTGCTGAGATAATGTTGCTCAGAGGGCAAGCCCAAATACTTAGCTGATGCCCCTGTGGCGATAATCACAGCATCGGCGTGGAGCTCTTTAGTGTCGTCAATCCATACCTTATGAGGATGTGCTGAAAAGTCGACTTTAGTAACCCAGCCATTGCGGATTTCAGCCCCAAAGCGTTCAGCTTGCTTCTGTAAATCCATCATTAGTTCGGTACCCATAATGCCATTGGGGTAACCAGGGAAGTTTTCCACCTCGTTGGTAGTAGTAAGCTGTCCACCAGGTTGCCCACCTTGGTATAAGACAGGAGCGAGGTTAGCGCGCGAAGCGTAGATAGCTGCAGTGTAACCTGCTGGTCCTGAGCCTATAATTAGGCATTTTACTTTTTCGATATCTGCCATAATGTTTCTCGTTTTTAATATTAATTTTGCAAAGGTACGAAAAAAAATGCATATCTCAAAGCGCGAAAGTTATCAAGTTTTCCGATAGGTTCATTTGTAAAGTTTATGGGAGATCAAAATCAGTTGTTGTACTGAGGGTCTTCTTCTCCGATAGGTGTCCGTTATCGGTTCGATATGAATGGTGGACTTTTAGCCTTTTCAAAGGATGAAAAAATGAGTCTCTTTTGGAAAAGTGGATGGGTGGAGCAATTTTTCTCTAAAAATATTTCATTTTTGACTCGTGATAAGTATTCTTATAATTATTTGATATTCATATACATATATGTCTATTTTTCATTTTAACAAAATTTTATCACTACAAAAAGTGTAAAGTTTTAGTTTTTTTGCGTTGTATTTTGTGAAAAACTCTTACATTTGCACTTTGCATAAGAAGAATATGTACAGATATTTTTACACCATATTGATACTATTAGCGGTGCAGGTGGCATCGGCGCAGCAACACGAGATTGGGATCTTCGCAGGAGGAAGTAACCCTATTTCGGACATTGGTAGAGGTTATTACGTACTGCCCAACCGTCCAGCGGTGGGAGGTGTGTACAAGTGGAATTTCCACGAGCGTATGTCGGTTCGCGTACAGCTTACGGGCACACAGCTCTATGGCAACGATCGCCAGTCGGACATTGCGGGCAAACGCAAGCGCGACTTCTCGTTCAAGACGGACGTCACAGAAATGATGACTGGGGTGGAGTTCCATTTCAGGGAGTACCGAATCGAGCACTTGATCGACCGTCCGTGGACACCTTATGTGTTTGTGGGCATTGGCGGCTTTTGGCACGATGATTTGTACTTCGACAACACCACTGCCAAGCCATTGGAAGCCGAGAATACCACAAGGCGCGAGTTTGACGCAATGCTTCCCGTTGCCTTAGGTATTAAGAAGAAGATCACTCAGCGGCTTATCTTGGCGGGTGAAGTGGGTTTTCGCTACACGCTTACCAACAATGTTGATGGGAATGCGCCAACGCATCAAGGCTTTATGTTTGGCAACTTAGGCAGGAGCTATGATTGGTATACAATGGTAGGGGCTTCACTGACGTATACTTTCTGGGAAGCACCTTGTTATTGTAAGCGAAGATAAGATGGCTGAAGAGTTGATAAACAAGCCACGGCATATTGCCATCATAATGGACGGCAATGGGCGTTGGGCGAAGCAGCAAGGGATGCTCAGGGCATTTGGACACGAGCGCGGTGTGCGTACGGTGCGTGAGGTAGTGGAATACTGTGTAGAACACGAGATTCCATACCTGACGCTTTATGCGTTTTCTACTGAGAACTGGAATCGCCCTGCCTTGGAAGTGAAAGCCCTGATGGAGTTGCTGGTAAAGTTCCTGAAGAAAGAGGCTGATGAGCTCGACAAAAACAATGTACGCTTGGGGGCTATTGGCAGTTTGGAGCGTTTCCCTGAGAAGGTGCGCGAGGTGTTGCTCAGCACTATCGATCGCTTGAAGCACAACACAGGCACTACCCTTACGCTGGCACTGAGCTATGGTGCCCGTGAGGAACTCGTGCAGGCCACGCGGCGCATTGCTGAGGAAGTGAAAAGCGGCAAACTCAATACTGAGGCTGTAGATGAGCGACTGGTGCAACGCTATTTGTACACAGCCGATTTGCCCGATGTGGACTTGCTTATTCGCACCAGCGGTGAGCAGCGCATTAGCAACTTCTTGCTGTGGCAGATTGCATACGCCGAGCTTTATTTTGCAGAAGTGCTCTGGCCAGAGTTTACTAAGGAACACCTAAAAGAAGCATTATTAAACTATCAAAAGAGAGAGAGACGATTTGGAAAAACCAGTGAACAACTTAAATAGAACTATGTTGAAAAAAATTGTATTTATGGCACTGCTGGCAATCACAAGCCTTGTCAGTGCACAAGAGGACGAAGATAGAGTATCATTAGGACAAGGAAAGAAATATACCATCGGAGGTATTGAAGTTACTGGTGCCAAACGCTTTAATGAACAAACTATCCTGACTACCACAGGGCTGAAAGTAGGCGATGTGATTGAAATACCGAGTGAGAAGTTCAGCGCGGTTATTCACAAGCTATGGAGCTATAAGTTGTTCAGCGATATTAACATCTACATCAAGCGCGTGGAGGGCGATACCGTCTTCCTTGAATTAGCGATTAAAGAGACACCTTCACTCATCAATGTGAGCATCAAAGGGGTGCGTGAGAAGAAAGCTGAAGCCCTCATAAAGGAGTTGGAGCTGAAGAAAGGGACTACTAAGGTGAATGAGAACCTCATCGCCAATACGAAGAATTACATCACAAATAAGTATCGCAAAGAAGGGTACCTCAATACTAAGGTAAACGTTGATACTAAGATAGATACCACCGATGCGAACGGGGTGGATATGCTTATCTTTATAGATAAAGGCAACAAAGTAAAAGTAGATGAAATAGCCTTTGAGGGCAACCAGAAGTACAGCGATAGGAAGCTGCGCCGTAAGCTGAAGAAGACTAAGCAGCGCGCTTTTGGTCGCTTTTGGAAACGCTCGAAGTATGTGAAGAAGGACTATGATGAGGACTTGACTTCAATGGTTGATTTCTACAAAGAGAACGGCTATCGCGATGCACGCATCGTCAATGATACCCTTATAAAGGATAAGGACGGCAATGTGAGCTTAAAGATAGCTTTGGAAGAGGGAAAGCGTTATTACTTTGGCGACATCCGCTTCTTGGGAAACTCGGTGTACAACGACCGTACGCTGAACCAAGTGCTTGGCATCAAAAAAGGTGATGTGTACAATGGCGTACTACTGAAAAAGCGTATCCAAGACCAGAGTAAACCTGATGCTGACGATATTACCAACCTTTACCAGAACAGCGGTTACCTCTTCTCGCAGATACACCCTGTGGAGACTTCGGTAGTGAACGACACTATCAATTTTGAAATACGTGTGGTGGAGGGTAAGCCTGCGTATTTTAACAATATATCGGTAAAAGGAAACGAGAAAACCAACGACTATGTGATTTACCGCGAACTGAGAACACGCCCTGGGTATTTGTACAGCAAAGATGCCGTGGTGCGTACGGTGCGCGAACTAGGGCAGATGCAGCTTTTTGATGCGCAGAACATCAATCCTGAGTTTAAGAATGCTGACCCGAATGCAGGTACGGTAGATATTGAATATAACTTGAAAGAAACAGGCTCCAGCCAAGTGCAGTTGCAAGGGGGCTACGGAGGTGGATCGTTCATCGGTACGCTGGCACTCTCGTTCAACAACTTCTCAATGAGGAACTTATTCAACCGTAAGGCATATACCCCTGTGCCTATGGGCGATGGGCAATCGTTTTCGGTGAGCTTCCAAATGAGTAGGTATTACCGCACCTATGGGTTCTCATTTACAGAGCCTTGGCTCGGTGGGAAGCAGCCTGTACAGTTCTCTGTATCGCTAAGCCGCACCGAACAGTTTGGCTACAACTACCGCACTTACGACGTAGATAGAAGTAAGCGTGTGAATATCACTAGCGTGAGTGTAGGCTTGGCAAAGCGATTGCGAATCCCTGATGATTACTTCCAGATAGCACATACATTGAGTTATCAGCTCTATGACCTGCGTGATTATCCGAACTTAGGGTTATTCACCTTTAAAGATGGTAGCTCTAACTCATTGGCGTACACCATAGCCTTATCGCGTAATTCTAGCGGTCCGAACCCTATCTACCCAATGAGCGGTAGCAGTTTTACCATCAGCGCTAAGCTCACTCCTCCGTACTCAATGTTCAACGGAGTAGATTACAGCAAGCTACTTGACGAACGCGACCAAGCGGTGAAGGATGAAAACTCAACCCGTATTGCACAGATAGATCAAGAGCGTTTCCGTTGGTTAGAGTTTTATAAATTGAAGTTTACCTCAGCGTGGTACACCAATATATACAGCAAGTTCGTACTGAAATTCGGTGCTGACTTTGGTTACCTCGGGGCATATAACAAGGATAGGGGTATTGTACCTTTTGAGCGCTTCTTTATGGGAGGCGATGGGTTAGGCTATTACTCAATGGATAGCCGCGAGAACATCCAGATGCGTGGGTATGAGAATTACGCCCTCTCAGGCGATGGTGGGGAGAATGTATTTAACAAATTCTCGTTGGAATTGCGTTACCCCATCACCCTGAAGCCAATGGCATCTATCTACGGGTTGGCATTTGCTGAAGGTGGGAATGTGTACAACGGCTTAGAGAACTTTAACCCCTTCCAAATCAAGCGTTCAGCAGGTTTAGGGCTAAGGCTCTTTATGCCAGCCTTCGGTATGCTGGGGATCGATTTTGGCTACGGATTTGACAATCCTGCCAACAGCAATAACCGCAGTGGATGGCAAACACACTTTATTTTTGGTCAGCAATTTTAACGTTTGGCACGATTTTTTCATTACGAAAAATATGTGCTAAGAGCTAACATAGATTTTATGAGAAAATTACATTGTCTATTATTAGTACTCTTAGGAGTTGTCGCAGCGGGTTACGCACAGAAGCCCTCACGCATTGGCTACGTCGATATGGATTACATCTTGGCGAACTTGGAGGACTACAAGGTGGCGAGCCAACAGTTTGCCTTGCAAGTAGAGCAATGGCAGGCAGAGATTGAGAAACGTGCCGAGAAGATAAAGACCGAAAAGGAGAAGTTAGAGGCTGAGAAACCCCTGCTCACCCCTGAACTTATCAAGGATAAAGAGGAGGAGATAGCCCTCTTGGAGTACAATCTCAACGCTTATAAAGAGAAGAAATTCAACGCTGAGAATGGGGAGTATATCACACAGAAGTTTATGCTCGCCAAGCCTATTCAAGATCAGATTTTCAACATTGCTCAAGAGATAGGCAAGATGCGCAAGTACGACTTTATTTTTGAGAAAAGCCAAGCTACGATGCTCTTTTCAGCGGGACAGCACAATTTGAGTAAGGTAGTGCTTAGGGCGTTGAAGAAAAAGGATAATGCTGAAGATAGAAATAAGAATATGGCTGACCTGCTGAAAGAAAGCTATGACTTTGAGTTTGTAGAAGAACGTGTGAAACGCCGTCAGGAAGCAGAAAAAGCACGCAAAGAGCGTCAAGCACAATACGAGCAAGAACGTGTACGCCGCACTGAGGAAATGAAAGCACAGCGTGAGCAGCTCAACAAGAAGCGCGAAGAGCAACGTCTGCAACGCCAAAAGGAAACCGCTGAAAAGCAACAGAAATTACAGCAAGACCGCGAGGCATTGCAAGCTCAACGCCAAAAAGAAGCCCAAGAGCGTATGCAGAAGATGCAACAGGACAGAGAGGCACTCAAAGCACA from Capnocytophaga haemolytica harbors:
- a CDS encoding LTA synthase family protein; this encodes MRLREYFVFLYRIFLVYAFYAFARGVFLYFNKDMMGDYSTFKLFYYGLAFDNCAIMYTNLLFILLSLLPLWVNTTPKFQKVVFWSYFIPNTIAYATNFIDVAYYPFSKSRLTTGSFAVIEHEQNKMTLFWTFLGEYWYLFVGFAGLIALWVWLYKRVEIREQRAENRAQSSKLAYFGWSAVWFVGFGVLIMMAIRGGGFTSDTRPINMLDASRHVTVTPQADAILNTPFCLIRSLGKNKGFKEYHFVDEAYIREHLKPIKQYHRQVKEKPNVVIFILESFGREYWGCMNKNRNIPNFKSYTPFLDSLSQHSFMLDNAYCTGRQSIHGMSSMLAGIPSFQVAYTSSPYVKQPTQSIVSIAKEMGYDTSFFHSAPNGSMGFLGFSNILGFDHYYGKTEYNNDADDDGRWGIWDEPFFQYMCKTLSEKQQPFLGTIFTLSSHHPFQIPKKYEGKFDKGTLQIHQCIGYTDYSLKRFFECAKQQPWFKNTIFAFVNDHPNQTYYDLYKQPITNRAAAIMFYSANPELVPTKMYSEIAEQIDIYPSLVDLMGYNKPFRSWGRSVFADLPDEKPKAYVNDALLYQLKQGNYIYQMDDKGVLIGLFDKDDEALRNNLLGKVKNAEVTEATKELQAFMQDYMDRILNHKLSIKSQ
- a CDS encoding isoprenyl transferase, coding for MAEELINKPRHIAIIMDGNGRWAKQQGMLRAFGHERGVRTVREVVEYCVEHEIPYLTLYAFSTENWNRPALEVKALMELLVKFLKKEADELDKNNVRLGAIGSLERFPEKVREVLLSTIDRLKHNTGTTLTLALSYGAREELVQATRRIAEEVKSGKLNTEAVDERLVQRYLYTADLPDVDLLIRTSGEQRISNFLLWQIAYAELYFAEVLWPEFTKEHLKEALLNYQKRERRFGKTSEQLK
- the trxB gene encoding thioredoxin-disulfide reductase — its product is MADIEKVKCLIIGSGPAGYTAAIYASRANLAPVLYQGGQPGGQLTTTNEVENFPGYPNGIMGTELMMDLQKQAERFGAEIRNGWVTKVDFSAHPHKVWIDDTKELHADAVIIATGASAKYLGLPSEQHYLSTGGGVSACAVCDGFFYRNQQVAIVGAGDSACEEALYLANICAKVTMLIRRDEFRASQIMKERVLKNDKIEVLFNTETEEILGDGQVVTAIKVRNNQTNEVKEIPVTGFFVAIGHKPNTDVFKEYITLDEVGYIKNVAGTSLTNVAGVFVAGDAADTRYRQAITAAGSGCMAALDAEKYLLTLE
- a CDS encoding OmpH family outer membrane protein, which encodes MRKLHCLLLVLLGVVAAGYAQKPSRIGYVDMDYILANLEDYKVASQQFALQVEQWQAEIEKRAEKIKTEKEKLEAEKPLLTPELIKDKEEEIALLEYNLNAYKEKKFNAENGEYITQKFMLAKPIQDQIFNIAQEIGKMRKYDFIFEKSQATMLFSAGQHNLSKVVLRALKKKDNAEDRNKNMADLLKESYDFEFVEERVKRRQEAEKARKERQAQYEQERVRRTEEMKAQREQLNKKREEQRLQRQKETAEKQQKLQQDREALQAQRQKEAQERMQKMQQDREALKAQREKENAERLQKAQEQREALKAQREKENAERIQKMQQEREALKAQREKEAAERAQKAQEQKAKTEAETKK
- a CDS encoding DUF6089 family protein, which translates into the protein MYRYFYTILILLAVQVASAQQHEIGIFAGGSNPISDIGRGYYVLPNRPAVGGVYKWNFHERMSVRVQLTGTQLYGNDRQSDIAGKRKRDFSFKTDVTEMMTGVEFHFREYRIEHLIDRPWTPYVFVGIGGFWHDDLYFDNTTAKPLEAENTTRREFDAMLPVALGIKKKITQRLILAGEVGFRYTLTNNVDGNAPTHQGFMFGNLGRSYDWYTMVGASLTYTFWEAPCYCKRR
- the bamA gene encoding outer membrane protein assembly factor BamA, yielding MLKKIVFMALLAITSLVSAQEDEDRVSLGQGKKYTIGGIEVTGAKRFNEQTILTTTGLKVGDVIEIPSEKFSAVIHKLWSYKLFSDINIYIKRVEGDTVFLELAIKETPSLINVSIKGVREKKAEALIKELELKKGTTKVNENLIANTKNYITNKYRKEGYLNTKVNVDTKIDTTDANGVDMLIFIDKGNKVKVDEIAFEGNQKYSDRKLRRKLKKTKQRAFGRFWKRSKYVKKDYDEDLTSMVDFYKENGYRDARIVNDTLIKDKDGNVSLKIALEEGKRYYFGDIRFLGNSVYNDRTLNQVLGIKKGDVYNGVLLKKRIQDQSKPDADDITNLYQNSGYLFSQIHPVETSVVNDTINFEIRVVEGKPAYFNNISVKGNEKTNDYVIYRELRTRPGYLYSKDAVVRTVRELGQMQLFDAQNINPEFKNADPNAGTVDIEYNLKETGSSQVQLQGGYGGGSFIGTLALSFNNFSMRNLFNRKAYTPVPMGDGQSFSVSFQMSRYYRTYGFSFTEPWLGGKQPVQFSVSLSRTEQFGYNYRTYDVDRSKRVNITSVSVGLAKRLRIPDDYFQIAHTLSYQLYDLRDYPNLGLFTFKDGSSNSLAYTIALSRNSSGPNPIYPMSGSSFTISAKLTPPYSMFNGVDYSKLLDERDQAVKDENSTRIAQIDQERFRWLEFYKLKFTSAWYTNIYSKFVLKFGADFGYLGAYNKDRGIVPFERFFMGGDGLGYYSMDSRENIQMRGYENYALSGDGGENVFNKFSLELRYPITLKPMASIYGLAFAEGGNVYNGLENFNPFQIKRSAGLGLRLFMPAFGMLGIDFGYGFDNPANSNNRSGWQTHFIFGQQF